Genomic segment of Arachis hypogaea cultivar Tifrunner chromosome 11, arahy.Tifrunner.gnm2.J5K5, whole genome shotgun sequence:
CGTCGTCATCCACCGGCTCCACAAAATAAGTATCATGATCCAGTGTCTTATAAATCTGTTTGTTACTTTGTAGCATCTCGTTATTTCCTTCCTTATGTCCCCAGCAGATTTTTATGTCTTTGCTTATAATCTTTTGATGGGTTGTAAAATTAATATGGGCCTCTAAACTCCTCCCCATAATTTCTACAGGTTTATTGCTTAAATAATCTTTCAAAAATTGCCCAATAGACCTATTCCCTTCCTTTTCAACTAGCCTATCATTTTTTTGATGATTCTCCACATTGGCCTTTAGTGAAGATTCAGCCCAATCATCCTTCAATTCAGCTCTAATAGGTGTTCTGCTTGGCCCACCCCATTCTCTTCCCTTCCTATTTATCCTTCTTTGTTCCTCAAAAACCCTAGTAATCATTTTTAATTTCCTACCAGCTTTGTCATTATTTCCTTCTCTCTCTTTACCTATGTTAAGCAAAGATTCAGGGATATTTTTTACCTGTTCTTCTGCTCTCTGACTATCTCCATCTGCTACTTCTAAAGCCTTCTTTTCAGCAGCACTTTTCATGCacctttctttttcttgttcactTCCTGCTCTGCTTTTTTCTGCTCCATGTGGTAAGCCATCCTCACTTTCCAAGTCGTGAGCTTCATGCGCTGCTTCCATCTCATTCAGCCATGTAGAGCTTATTCCTTTGCTACCTCTTTCCTCCCTTGGTTTCAACCGCCTAGCCTGCGCCACCCCCAGACCCATTGAGTATTTTGGCTCTCTTGGATTCCTACAAGCCATTGATGTTAGATTCTTGCACTTCTTCTTGTTGTAACCTATGATCCCACAGTTTAAGCAGTAATAGTCTTGTAACCTTTCACATTTGAATTCAATCCATAGATTTGGTAAGTTATTTTTGTCCATTCAGAACCTAGTAGGGAGAGGTTTGGATACATCGATTGCCACTTTAACCCTGAGAAAGGTCCTCTCTAATACCTCTTCCACCCTAGGATCTTCCACTTCTGCTACAATTCCCATTCTATTACCAATGTCTCTTGCTGTGTCTGCATTAATATATTCCTGCGGGAGTCCGGGGATCTGAACCCAGAACTCCAAGTAATCATGTGCTACTTCATGCACAGATATCCCTTGGGACCATATTTGAAGATTGAAAATTTGTCCCCTTATGCTCCAAGGTCTTCCATTTAGTATTTGTAGCCCTTTTCCCATATCTTTGATGCTgactaaaattttatttctttcgaCTGCAGAAATTGATATGCCTTCTGGATTGCCCCATATTCCAAGCAATGTGTTTTTGATGATCTTGAATGGGAGCTCCTTGTTCGAGATAATCTTCCCAACCAAGTTAATACAATCAAGTCTTGAATTTGTGCTCCTCTCTGTTCTCCAGTGTGATGGTCTTaccttctattattttatttttgaaacttGACAGCTTGTATTGTAGAAGAGAGTAACTATTCTGTTTGAAGTGAACTGTAATGAGTTAGTTAGGACAATGGTTTGAAGTGAACGGAGTAGTAGTTACTTCAGTTTATGaaaatttgttaataataaatGGGACAATGATGATAGATAAGTAGAATTTTTTATGACAATGCAGAGGATTTATGTGATTATGATACGGTGGATAGAAAGAACCTTAAGTTCTTAGTGTATTCTCCTACCTAGAGAGAAGAGTTCTCCTAGAGAGAAAATCCGTGTTACTATTTAACTACTAGGATAGGATTTTGCAAGAAGATATAACACCTAAGTACCTATTCCAATCGTCAGTCAGCAACCATGAGGGCCCAACTTTCAACGGGTGAACGTGTGAGGAAAGCCCAAACTTTTAACAGACTCACTCATCCCGGTTACAAGATTTGATATTGGCCAAGTCCATTTTAAAATGCCAACAAAAAAAAACATCCATGTTAAAATCATACTTTTAGTCTTTTACCCATTTTTCTAAAAAAAGCgtgttcaaatttttaaataatgttgCTAACTTCAAAACTTTCTAAACCAAAATTTCActcttaaatattaaatttatagttAACTTAATGAggttaattttgatacattaacaGTGTAAAGCGTTTTACACAATCATacgattatatttatttttttggataactATTCACAcggtcaatataaaaaataattatttttggatgaccattcacACAGTcaatgtaaaaattaatttttactgtAGCATTACGTAAttgaatatatgtataaaattaacagtgcatcaaaattaaattctaatttaaatttatttaaataagtattaaatttgtaagttcaacaacttgttaactaatcataaattattaaataatatttcgaATTCTGATTTTTAACCTTACAacaatttattaactaataataaattcttaaacaAAATTCCAATCTACAATATATTTAACCTATCAAACAAAAAATGTAAATAGTCATTTCTAACCATGAAAGCTTCGGAAGCTGAAAAATCTAACcataaaaaattgaaactaaagttATACCTGTTTCGAGAGTTACCTGAAATTGAGTTATTTTTTTagcctgaacgtgaggtccaagCTCCTGTAGCGAGACGTCCGACTTGTACTGGAGCTGAGGTGCCGccgtccgagttcctcgtgaggaggtggcgggtggtacctgtaagagactccgatgcttaagttagcaaggacttTGAGCACGTTTTTAGTATATTGAAACTTAaatatacctgaggggtgtcagtgcaTTTATAGTAGAGTAAATAACCACCTTTTTTAGTAGCTCCACCTTTTTAGATGGATAACCACtccctttatcttgggagtttATTGGGATCTTCCTTCTAGATGGGATAGAGATAGTAGGAGATATTTAGGGAAGGTAGTTACTTGTTTAGATAAGTAAGGCTGGACCTCCTTGTCGCGTCCGACCTCTTAAGAGGTTGGGTAAGTGGAAGAGGCCACCCTTGATGGGCCTTTGTCCTTAATGGGCCTGGTTTTattttgggtcagggtatgaactaTGCCCCTACTTGAGTCTGAGCTTTCAAGAGGTTGGGCTCAAGCATTTTGTGGTTCCAGTTTCCTTTGTCGGGTACGTCGCCTTCATGAGGTCGGGTAATTGAcgtgtttcaaaattttgaaatgcTGCCACTTTAATAACGTCGCGCACGTTACGCGGTAGTTTCTTAAGAATCCGTACGGCACATTAAAGGAGGGGTGCAAAATGTTCTTTTTGCCTATTGTCTGTTATAAAAACTTCACCTCTTCACTCTTCCTTCTTTTTTCGTTTCTAAAAACGCTTTGCATTATAGCGTTTCCTTCGATCAAACCCTTTCACCCTTCTTTTTTCTCCTTTGTTCTTGCGTTCATGATTTCTCCCTCTTGAATCTTTTTGAAGATTTTGTTTCTATTTTGGAAAGGAACGTTCGTGTTTCTTGCTGTTTGACGCGCCCTTTTTTTTCCGCGTTTCATCAAGGTTGGTGCTTTTGCCCATTTTCCTTGTTTTCTGTTTCGATTGCTCTGGGTAGTACTTGTAATGATGCTTTTAATGGTAATTTGAAATGTTGTTGGTGACTTTTGGGATGTTGTTGGTGATGGAGACTTTATGACTTCTTTTTCACTGTCGCTTTACTTACTATATCTTGAATCTATTAAAACTATGGTTGTTTGAGATTTTTTGCTACGGACTATAGTTGTATTGGTCCCAAATGGTGCCACTTTTTATGATTAAAGATGGTACCATTTCTGTATTtgaaattttgatgatttttcattGTGTTTATGAGATTTTACAACAAATGTAGTTAATTATTGGTGTTGTCAATGACGTCTGACTTCTTGTTGTTATTATCCGACTTTCCGACTTGTTGTTACAATTTTTCATTTGTGTGTTCTATTTGTAGGTATAGTTTTAATGTCTCGATTTGTAATTCATAACATGTCGACCAAAGTTCCTTCTGACCTGACTTGGGTAAATATAACTTTCCTTACTCCCATTCCCGTAATTGATAGAGAGTATGCTAAATAGTTTCATAGACATCATAGGTTGTGTATAAATCGAGAGGATGAGAGAAACTATAAAATTATTGTTGCTGATCCCAAGGAGAGGGTGTGTTTTCTCCCATTTGATAGGTTGgaacgccctttcttttatgcctatgattTCTTTTTCACTAAGCTCGATGTCTGTCTCCCCTTTTTTTACTTTGAAATCGATGTCCTTTGGACTTGTAATGTTGCTCCTTCCCAACTGCACCCTAATTCTTGGGATTTTTTGAAGATATACCAATTTTTATTTCGGGAGCTTGATGTCCAACCTTCTCTGAaggtcttcttttatctttttgtgCTTACCAAGCCTTTTAGCTCTATTAAAAAATTGAGTTGGGCTTCTTTCTGAACTGTCTAGGGCAGGAAGGTGTTTGCCATctttgatgagtcttttcacaattttaaaaactatttcttcaaaatttgagttgttgataatacctaggggtgttcaaaaccgatccggacCGAACTAAACCGATGGACCGAACCGAAAAAACCAAAAACCGAAATAACCGAAAatcgaaaaaacaaaaaaagtgatgttttgctgtttttctgcggttcggttcggttttcggttcttGCCACCAAAAccctaaccgaaccgaaccgaaccggttctttccaaaaccctaaaaattaaaaCTACCCCACCCTCCCCAAACGCGTTACCCTACCTACTTTCCTTACCTTACCTTACTGCTGCCGTGCTGCACGAGTCCCTCCCCCCATGGAAACCTAACCCCGCCCAAATCCCAGATCGGAGCCACCACATCTCGCCCACTCACCCAGACGGCCAGACCCCCCACGGAGCCAGCCTGAGCCACCCACCTCCTTGATACTCGAAGCCTTCCTCTTCCTCCATATCTCACCGCCTTCACTCCTTGAAACTCGAAGACGAAGCAAGCCTGAGCCACCCACCCACCgcgaagacgaagacgaagaccCAGTCACCCACTGACCCAAGCAGCGTTTCTGGGTTCTGCAGGGTCACCTCACCACCTCCGACCTCGCCGCCTCCACCCAGAAAGCCTCCACCCAGCAGCGTTTCTGGGTTCTGTAGGGTCACCTCACCACCTCCGAGTCTTCGACCTCGCCTCCTCCACCCAGAAAGTCTCCTACCCAGCCACCGATTCAAGTGCATATGGAGCCCGAGCCATCTATTCAGGTAAACTTTACTGATGCATTGTTGCCTTGTTGGTATTGCTGCTTGAGGTTATTGTTCAGTTTATTCAGGTTAGGGTTATTGTTGGTATTGCTGTTTAGTGTTTACCATGTATTCAGTCTATTGTTGGTAATTTTGGTCTTGCTggttattgcttgtttattgctggttttgTTCATTGCTTGTTCATATTATCAAgttttgttctgttttgtttattgctggtttattgcttgtttattgctggttttgTTCATTGCTTGTTCAGATATGAATACATGATaagaattaattaagaaaattgaaGCAACAGAAATTCTCAAAACTAAGGCAACAAGCAGCATATTAAAAGCTAAGAAAAAAATAACCTCATGTCAAGAATTAATTCGTTCTAAATCTAAATTTCATTAAGAATTTATTGTTAGTAAATAAATTATGAGATACTTGATCAAGTTCTACTGATGTGGTGTAAAACATATTTCAaccaaattaattagtaatattatGATGGAATTTTAACACGTTTGTTTCCTAACACCTAAATTATATTCTTGATTTTTACCTTTGATTGAATTGGATATCTAGAAAGATGTCACTATTATTTTGTTGATTGTAAAAAAATGATGAGACGGCATTTAGCAGAGTCTGTGCATAAAACTGTAGCTGTTTCTTTCCCTCATAAAAACTTAAAACGTGCATAGTGCAACTAGTTTCAGATTGTTGTAGTTCATGTTAATTCCAAAGCACCAAAAGGACAAAGAAAAGTGTGGTCCCTCTCTCACCCAAAGCAAACACACATGCCTCACTATCCCATATAAGATGAATTGGAAGGTACTATTGAGAACAATAACTTGGGGACCTCAAAGGCTAAAATTCTTGCCATAATAGTGgttttatttatatgaataattgattaagtAATTGATTTGATGTGTACATAGTTGCTACTTGCTAATGTAAAAGCATTAACTAATTGGTGTATTAATCAATCATGAGATGCCTTACACTAAATTAAACTGTGTTGATTGTGCTAGAGTTTTATACTAATGTGGTAGAACTTCTTGCTTTTGATCAAGATCAGCAAATATAGTTATCCTTATAAATTAAGGACAAATCACATGTTTaagtttttgttctttttcacaaAGATTATGCTGTCATTTTACATTATTGTGTAGTTCAATTATAGTCCAAAGCAGGACCACAGAATACACAAGGATAATGTTAATGGAGTTATACAAAGGCTTGTgctatttaaatactaaaaagagTAGCTATTATTCATACACtagttttatttatatatatatatatatatatattatctccattcttgagtttaaaaaatgtataagtaaacactaatttaattatttaagtacTAAAAGGCAAGAAATGTGTAATAATTGAAAGATTTACCCTCCAATGTTCATTAGCTGTCAAGAATTAATTAGAGCCTGCCCAAATCTTAACAGAAGCTTTTTCAAGAGCTGGACATGATCACACACAacttgttgttgttcttattatgtaactgtttttttttttttatttcaggttgGTTTGCATTATGAAGTTTTAGCTATTTTGTTGGAGAAGACACCATAACTTTGCTATCAGTTTaatgacaatttatttttattttcagttgtgttgactgttgagctattaaacttctttaattgtcgtaTTTGAATTATATTGTCGTTATATTTCATTAGATCAAGACTTTGTTAGTTATTGTGTATTTTGGTTTGTTGATTTCAATCTTATGACATTGCATAATAGTatggtagaattttttttatttgattgaaaaaaccgaacaaatcgaaccaaaccaaaccgattttaattggtttggtttggttcggatgaccttgaaaaaaaaaccgaaccaaaccgaaccgcagcTTAATTAAACGATCGGATCGGATGGCTTTTCcttcaaaaaccgaaccaaaccgcaccgcgaacacccctaataATACCCAGCCTTTCTTTTTTTATGAAAACGATGAACCCCGATTTTCTTTATATTGGGAGGAGAAATCTGTATTAATTAAGTATAATGTGGCTGATTCAGATGATCTTGAGAAGTGTGTAGTTGACATGTTCCAGGAGTGCTGGAGCCAGGCTCCTTATTtggatacaaaaatatttttagggAACCCCAACCAAGTCCAATCTGAGCTAAGTAGCGTTCTTTCTATCTCCCGTTTAAGGTGCTGCTAAGTATATCTTTCATGCTTAACTTGTTTTTGATTTCTTGATTTGGTGTAGAAAAAATGGCTCCCAAGTCGGCCACAATAAAGAACTTACGATTCGCAAGGAAGAGTGCTGTTGTTCGCAACCTTCAATTATAAGAAACCGATAGGCTGGCTTCACTGTCTAAGTCAGACTCGGGTGCTGCCTCTGTCTCCGTGAAGATCATACCCAACCTAGGTCCCCAGATAGTCTCCCTTTCCTCGGAACAACAAGCATCTCGCCCTCCAAAGCAAGTGAACCATACTCCCTCTTCAAAACGTTGAGCTCAGACATCTACGAGTAGGAATTTGATGCTTTAGCCTGGAGTGAGAAGCACATCCTTCCTCACAATGTTATAAGCATGGATAATGTTGTTATAGAGTCTCACTTGAAAGTTATGGCCCGAGGTGGGGTTCAGACGGCCGTGCTCTACACGGCTTTACTGAAAGAGATGAGGAAGACTCCTTTAGACACCACTCAAAGTACCTTGGTCAAATTGCAAGCCAAGGTGGAGTCTTTGAGGGAGACAAAAAAGGAGTTGGAATCTGAGAAGGAGGCCTTGGAGTCTGACTTGGCCAAAGCTCGGGAGAGGGTGAAGCTGTCCGAGGCAATTTTGGCGATGGCTAAGGGCTTGAAGGAGAAGGCAGAGGAGAGTTACACCAGAGTCTTCGTGGAGAAGTTGGACTTGGTGGATGAGCTGGCCAAGGCAAGGGACAATTATAAGGACTTAGAGGATAGTTCCGACCTCTTCTGTTCGACCCAAGGATGCTGTTACCGGCGAGGACCTGCaccctttttaatttcctttgtaTACGGCCTGACTTGTGGGTCTTTAATGGACTTTTTTTGTAATAGTTTGTttgaacaatttatttttttagttgtaattaaacaactttagaatTTCTTTAAAGAACCTTTCTTCATTTTGATAATGATTTTaggtttttgtttcttgttgaATTAACTCTGAGCCTATATAACCGCTTAATTGAAGACTGtgttttgacaaattttaatgcTGCTTTTTGCTAAGTATTAAGTGATGTCGGCAAAATAGGTCAGTGTAGAATGTTGTGTTTCCCTTTGTAAGCTCCGACTTTGTCTAATCGGACTTTGTCAAGTTACTTTTACACTTCTTTTTAGTTCTGCCTTAATTTTGAGGTCGGTCTTACAAATTGCTTACATAACTTCGTACATTAATTTGTACCTCGTCACTTCATCTTACAACCATACTAGGTCGGGCAATGATTTTCGCGGTATGTCGAGATTAAATTAATGCATTTTTAAAGGAAACTTTAAAGAAGTGGATTTATCATTAATAAATGAAAAAATGCCTTACATAAATTTGTTACTAAGGATTTTTGACTACTCTTAGCCCTTGttatgatgcctcattaaaaccccctTCAGAAAAAATCCTTCttggaaaaaaattataaagtcaGAAAAAAGATTACACCAGTGAACAAGGTGCGCTACCTAAATGTAATACTTCTTCAAGTTACTCGCGTGCCACGACCACGAGAGTTCTTTCCCTTGTAagtcggacactttgtagtaacaTTTTCCTAAGACTTCAACaatcttgtagggtcctttccagtttacaATCAGCTTTTCATCGCCTGACTTCTGAATCCCGATGTCATTTTGGACCAGTATAAGGTCGTCTATGGTAACGCTTCTTTTGATTACCTTCTGATTGTATTTCAAAGCCATCCTTTGCTTTAGTGATTCCTTTTTGATCCGAGCTTGTTCTCAGACTTCTGGAAGGAGTTCGAACTCTTCCTTTGGTGCTTGGGTATTGACCCTTTCATTGTAGAATATAACCCTTGGAGATTCTTCAATGATCTCTACAGGAATCATGGTTTCCATTCATCAGCAAGTTAGAAAGGTGACTCCCCTATTGTGGAATGAGGAGTTGTTCAATATGTCCATAGGACTTGAGGAAGCTTATCTACCCATGCGCCCTTTGCATCATGTAGTCGGCGCttcaacccggccaatatgatTCTGTTTGCAGCTTCAACTTGTTCGTTGCTTGAGGATGTTCCACTGACatgaattggtgctttatattGAGGCCGGACACCAAATTCCTGAAGGTCGAGTAGGTAAATTGAGTTTcattatccgtggtgatggagtggagaacttcaaaccttgtgacaatatttttgTAGAGAAACTTTCGACTTCGCTGGGCCGTGATGGTTGCTAAtagttctgcctcgatccacttagtAAAATAGTCAATCCCCACTATGAGGTATTTTACTTGTCCTGGAGCTTGAGGGAATGGTCCGAGGATATCAAGtccccactttgcgaatggccaTGGTGAGGTGACGCTGATAAGCTCTTCGAGAGGTGAAATATAGAAGTTGGTATGCTTCTAGCAAGGCGGGAACCTTTTGACAAATTCGGCCGATTCCTTTTGCAAGATCGGCCAAAAGAAGCCAGCTCGGATCACCTTCTTAACTAGTGATCGGACTTCTAAATAGTTCCCCCAAATGCCATTGTGTACTTCCTCTAGGATCACTTTTGTATTAgaggtcgggacgcactttaGGAGAGGTGTTGATATCTCTTTTTTGTATAGAACATTGTGGACTAATGTATAATTTTGTACTTCCTTTATGAGTCTTTGAGCCTCTTTGTCATCTTCAAGAATGATATCAAATTTAAGATAGTTgactatgggggtcatccatcctaaaTTTTGGTTAGATATGGCTATTGTGTCTGAATTGTCATCTCCCTTTGATACTGATGGTGcgtggagagtttcctggatgaAACTTTTGTTGTTGCCCTCTAgcttggtgttggctagtttggAGAGGGCATCTGCTTGGGCATTAGATTCCCGAGTTTTATGGAAAACCTCTCTTTTCGAGAACTGTGATAGTTGTTCCAGAGCTTCATCCAGATATCCTTTCAtgttgggatctttggcttgataggTGTCATTAACTTGCAAAGTTACCACCTAAGAGTCACTAAACACTATCAACCTTTCTGCCCTCGCCTCTTTAGTCAGCTTTAAGCCAGCaagcaaggcttcatattctgcttggttattaGAAGTAAGAAACTCAAACTTTAGCGAGAGTTCTATCTGAGTTCTTTGCTCACTTTTCAGGATGACACCTGCTCTACTGCCGCCTTTATTGGCTGATCCATCTACATATAAGCTCCAAGTTGTTGGGCTTCCTCAACTTTTAGTGTATTCAGCTACAAAGTCGGCGAAGTACTATGATTTGATTGTTGTATGAGCTTCGTATTTCAAATCGAACTCGGACAATTTCATAGCCAATTGTAGCATCATTCCTGCTAGGTCCGTTTTTTGTAGAATGTGCTTCATGGATTGATTAGTTCGAACCcttatagtgtgagcttgaaagtaaggttgGAGCCTTTGGGAGGTGAGGATAAGAGCGtatgcaaacttttctatcttttgatagtttaactTTGCTCCCTGTAAGGCTTTGCTGACAAAGTAGATAGGTTGCTACCCGTTCTCATCTTTTCAGATTAGGGCAGAAGCTATATCTCGGGTTGCCACTACCAAATAGAGAACAAGCTCTTCTCCTGCAATAGGTCGGGTGAGTATAGGGGTTGGCCCAGAAATGCTTTAAAACCTTgaaaggcttgttcgcattcctGGTTTCATTCAAATTGATTCCCCATTTTGAGTATTGAATATAATGATAGAGACTTCAATGCTGATCTTGCTAAGAATCTGAATAGTCCTACCAACCTTCCATTTAGTTGTTGGACTTCTTTGaaacaagttgggctcttcatctCTAGTATGGTTGTGCACTTGTTCGGATTAGCCTCTATAcctctttgagtgagcatgaaacctaagaacttCCTGGCCTCtactgtgaaggtgcattttgAGGGGTTTAGTCACATCCCATACTTCCTTATTGAGTTCAGTGTAGTTGACACACATCCTCCACTTTTCCATTCTGCTTTTTTACCCAGCCACAATGGATACTTTACCTCTCTTATGAATCCGGCTTCCAATAATGCTTGCACTTGTTCTTCCACGACCTGTGTTCTTTTGGGATCGtattttttatgcttttgctGAATAGGTCTGGAACCCGGGTAGACGGCGATCTTATGAGACATCAGGTCGAGATCTATACCAGACATATCAAAGGCTTTCCAAAGGAAGAGGTCGGAGTTTCTTCGTAGGAGGTCAACGAGCTGAGCTTTCAGGCCTCCATCTAGGTTGCCCCTATATTCGTTGTCTTTTTAGCATGATCTTTGATTTGcacttcttctacctttcctccaGGTTGGGGACATATTTCTTTCCGAGTTCGAACACCACCGAGCTTGATAGCATTGACTTCTTTTCCGTCTGGTTGCCTTTTAGATTAAGGCTTTCATTGTAATACTTTCGTACCAACTTTTGATCTCTCTTTACGGTGGCAATTCCTTCTGCAGTAGGAAACTTCATACACAAGTGAGGTGTAGAGACGACTACTGCTAGTCGGTATAAAGTGGTCCGACCTATCAAGGCATTGTATACCGACAtgacgtcgaccacaatgtagtcgaCGCTTAACGTCCTTGACTTCGTTCCCTTTCTAAAAGTGGTGTATAGGGAGATAAATCCAAGAGGTTGGATCGGCATGTCCCCTAGCCCGAAAAGGTTATCTGGGTACGCCTTTAGATCCTTTTCTTCTAGACTAAGTTTGTCAAAGGCAGGATTAAACAATATGTCCGCCGAACTCCCTTGATCTATCGGAGTTCTGTGGAGATTTGCATTGGCGAGGATTATTGTTATTACCACTGGGTCGTCATGGCCAGGTGTCATTTCTTGAGCATCTCCTTTAGTGAACGAGATGGTTGGTAAATCGGGAGTTTTGTTATCTTCTCTGACTTGGTACAtctctttaagatgtcttttctGTGAGGATTTTTTAATATTCGTCCTGTAGCAAACCCTCCGTTAATCATGTGTGTGTCCTTCAGGAGTTTGAGGGGGCGTTCTTGATGACCTCCGTCTTCatctctcttcctttttctttgatCGTCTAACCTCTTAGCTAACTACTTGTCTAGttgaccttctctagccaacttTTTAATGATATTCTTTAAATCATAGCAATCGTTGGTAGAATGCCCCTAAAGCTTGTGGTAATCGCAGTATTCCATCCGACTTCCTGTCTTTTTATGGTTGATGGGGTGAGGAGGTGGAAGTTTCTCGGTGTGGTATATCTCCTTGTAGACATCTACAAAAGAGACTCGAAgcggggtgtaattatgatacctTCGAGGTATTTCCGAGTCGTACTCCTCCTTTTTTTTAGCTGCTTTCTCCTTTTTCCGAGTTGGGTAAGACAAGCTGGGCCTTGGGGGAGGCTCTCTAAGTCgaaaattttcttccatgttgctaTATTTTTCTACCCGCTCTTGTACTTCGTACAAGGAAGTCAGGTGTCGCTTGGATATGGATTGAGAGAATGGCCCTTCTTTAAGGCCATTAACAAGTCCCATTGTCACTGCTTCAGTAGGCATGTTTTGTATTTTCAAGCAgactttgttgaatctctccatgtagtctcAGAGTGCTTCTCCAACTTCCTGTTTAACCCCTAGCAAGCTGATGTAGACTTTCAGGTCCTCGATAATGGCGCCAATAttcgagggttacttgaaattgGGTTGCTTTTTAAgtctgaacgtgaggtccaaGCTCCTGTAGAGGGAGTGTACGACTTGTACTGGAGCTGAGGTACCGCCGTCCAAGTTTCTTGTGAGGAGATgggggtggtacttgcaagagactccgatgcttaaattAGCAAAAACTTtgagtaggtttttagtagattgagaCTTGAATATACTTAAAGGTATCaatatatttatagtagagtaaATACCCATCTTTCTGAGTAATTCCACCTTTTTGGATAGATAACCGCTTCTTTTATCTTGAAAGTTTGTTGAAATCTTCTCTCTAGATGAGATAGAGATAGTAAGAGAGATTTAAAAAAGGTAattacttatttagataagtaaAGCTGCTCTATATCGCATCCGATTTCTTAAAAAGTCGGGTAAGTAAACGAGGCCATTCTTGATGGACCTCTACCTTTAATGGACCTGACTTTATTTTGGACCAAGATATATACAATAcccatttaaaataaattttgtttgataaaaataa
This window contains:
- the LOC140176215 gene encoding uncharacterized protein — its product is MYQVREDNKTPDLPTISFTKGDAQEMTPGHDDPVVITIILANANLHRTPIDQGSSADILFNPAFDKLSLEEKDLKAYPDNLFGLGDMPIQPLGFISLYTTFRKGTKSRTLSVDYIVVDVMSVYNALIGRTTLYRLAVVVSTPHLCMKFPTAEGIATVKRDQKLVRKYYNESLNLKGNQTEKKSMLSSSVVFELGKKYVPNLEERGNLDGGLKAQLVDLLRRNSDLFLWKAFDMSGIDLDLMSHKIAVYPGSRPIQQKHKKYDPKRTQVVEEQVQALLEAGFIREVKYPLWLGKKAEWKSGGCVSTTLNSIRKYGM